In the genome of Nocardioides seonyuensis, one region contains:
- a CDS encoding response regulator, producing the protein MTPEKIRVAIVDDQELMRSALRMTVESQPDLELVGEAADGHDALTIVRGRRVDVVLMDLRMPRLDGIEATGVICAELPATRVVALTTFDLDELAFAAIRAGASAFLLKDARGEDIVEAIRIVHAGNSVVAPTTTRRLIEHVATSPGFDPGRSEAVLDRLTPKEVEVLRHVASGATNAEIAAVMHLSGTTVKTHVGHVLAKLGLRDRVQAVVLAYETGIVRPGT; encoded by the coding sequence ATGACACCCGAGAAGATCCGGGTCGCGATCGTCGACGACCAGGAGCTCATGCGTTCCGCCCTGCGGATGACCGTGGAGTCGCAGCCCGACCTCGAGCTGGTCGGAGAGGCAGCCGACGGTCACGATGCGTTGACCATCGTCCGCGGGCGGAGGGTGGACGTCGTGCTGATGGACCTGCGGATGCCCCGTCTCGACGGCATCGAGGCGACCGGCGTCATCTGCGCCGAGCTCCCGGCCACCAGGGTCGTCGCGCTGACGACCTTCGACCTCGACGAGCTGGCCTTCGCCGCGATCCGCGCCGGCGCGAGCGCGTTCCTGCTGAAGGACGCCCGGGGCGAGGACATCGTCGAGGCCATCCGGATCGTGCACGCCGGCAACTCCGTCGTCGCGCCCACGACCACCAGGCGACTCATCGAGCACGTCGCCACGTCACCGGGGTTCGACCCGGGCCGGAGCGAGGCCGTGCTCGACCGCCTCACCCCCAAGGAGGTGGAGGTGCTGCGCCACGTCGCGAGCGGGGCCACCAACGCCGAGATCGCGGCGGTCATGCACCTGTCCGGCACCACGGTCAAGACTCACGTCGGCCACGTGCTGGCCAAGCTCGGCCTGCGCGACCGCGTGCAGGCCGTCGTCCTCGCCTACGAGACGGGGATCGTCCGACCCGGCACGTGA